One genomic segment of Tachyglossus aculeatus isolate mTacAcu1 chromosome 17, mTacAcu1.pri, whole genome shotgun sequence includes these proteins:
- the TGOLN2 gene encoding trans-Golgi network integral membrane protein 2, which yields MGRWALAAPLVALLAPLVAHLPQPAAGNPLIRQPGARNDAKPVTVDLGLNPAEPGSSSLENVGSSEMNSPPGQLGSSDTTTHPPDKLTSSEVATHPSKNPESSDTVAHLPENPESSDTVAHPPRNPESSDTVTHPPRNPESSDTVGHPPRNPEPSDTVSHPPNNPESSDTVAHPPNNPESSNTVAHPPRNPESSETVAHPPRNPESSNTVAHPPRNPESSDTADQPPRNPESSDTVGHPPNNPESSNTVAHPPNNPESFNTVAHPPRNLESSDTVGHPPRNPEPSDTVSHPPNNPESSDTVSHPPRNPESSDTVSHPPRNPESSETVAHHPNNPESSDTVTHPTRKPVSSITSAPADKLEFATTAAAADKLVSSTTATPAEKLGSSDAAASAEKAGSSAPTAHPAEKPESSLKDPGDDAEGDGTSRSAPGAAEAHPGLGFSGPESEENPDWRNEEPEDLLETRPTKADSESSHFFAYLVTAAILVAALYIAYHNKRKIIAFALEGKRAKVTRRPKASDYQRLDQKI from the exons GGAACGATGCCAAGCCAGTCACCGTCGATTTGGGACTCAATCCTGCGGAACCGGGGTCGTCCAGCTTAGAGAATGTGGGGTCCTCTGAGATGAACAGTCCCCCTGGCCAGCTGGGGTCCTCCGACACAACCACCCACCCGCCTGACAAGCTGACGTCTTCTGAAGTAGCCACCCACCCTTCTAAGAATCCGGAGTCCTCCGACACAGTCGCCCACCTCCCTGAGAATCCGGAGTCCTCCGACACAGTCGCCCACCCCCCAAGGAATCCGGAGTCCTCCGACACAGTCACCCACCCCCCTAGGAACCCGGAGTCCTCCGACACAGTCGGCCACCCCCCTAGGAATCCTGAGCCATCCGACACAGTCTCCCACCCCCCTAACAATCCGGAGTCCTCCGACACAGTCGCCCACCCCCCTAACAATCCGGAGTCCTCCAACACAGTTGCCCACCCCCCAAGGAATCCGGAGTCCTCCGAAACAGTCGCCCACCCCCCTAGGAATCCTGAGTCCTCCAACACAGTCGCCCACCCCCCAAGGAATCCGGAGTCCTCCGACACAGCCGACCAGCCCCCTAGGAATCCTGAGTCCTCCGACACAGTCGGCCACCCCCCTAACAATCCGGAGTCCTCCAACACAGTCGCCCACCCCCCTAACAATCCGGAGTCCTTCAACACAGTCGCCCACCCCCCTAGGAATCTGGAGTCCTCCGACACAGTCGGCCACCCCCCTAGGAATCCTGAGCCATCCGACACAGTCTCCCACCCCCCTAACAATCCGGAGTCCTCCGACACAGTCTCCCACCCCCCTAGGAATCCGGAGTCCTCCGACACAGTCTCCCACCCCCCTAGGAATCCAGAGTCCTCCGAAACAGTTGCCCACCACCCTAACAATCCGGAGTCCTCCGACACGGTCACCCACCCCACGAGGAAGCCGGTGTCTTCCATCACATCCGCCCCTGCTGACAAACTAGAGTTTGCCACCACAGCCGCCGCTGCTGACAAACTGGTGTCCTCTACCACAGCCACCCCTGCTGAGAAGTTGGGGTCCTCTGACGCGGCCGCCTCCGCTGAGAAAGCGGGCTCTTCCGCCCCGACAGCCCATCCCGCGGAGAAACCGGAGTCCTCCCTCAAGGACCCAGGCGACGATGCCGAAGGAGACGGGACCTCCCGGTCTGCCCCCGGTGCCGCCGAGGCTCACCCCGGACTCGGCTTCTCCGGCCCCGAGTCCGAGGAGAATCCGGATTGGCGAAAcgaagagccagaggacctgctgGAGACCAGGCCGACTAAGGCCGATTCCGAGAGCAGCCACTTCTTCGCCTACCTGGTGACCGCAGCCATTCTCGTTGCGGCTTTGTACATCGCGTACCACAACAAGCGAAAG attATTGCCTTCGCCTTGGAAGGGAAACGAGCCAAAGTCACCCGGCGGCCCAAAGCCAGCGATTACCAGCGCCTGGACCAGAAG ATCTGA
- the LOC119939056 gene encoding caspase-7-like, with amino-acid sequence MARPARRNRALIIVNDRFSSRDEEEPLQRRLGAFWEGKKLARALSDLGYLVGLHRNCSAARILQLFQEESQAEHGDCFVSILSSHGQEGLVFGNQGRAVHLAQLLHTLDPRNCSALAGKPKILFIQACRGEEKDPGVWVEVDSASQDGDGTFSLLPALPENSAVSFACCPGYGAFRGGGSSWLLETLLRLLQGEERHRELMPFLTLLNGTVARDFEAGGAFSGQKAMPCFVSTLLQEVFPFSGPLRPDP; translated from the exons ATGGCCCGGCCTGCTCGGCGGAACCGAGCCCTCATCATCGTCAACGACCGGTTCAGCTCCCGGGATGAGGAAGAGCCGCTCCAGCGTCGGCTTGGGGCTTTCTGGGAAGGGAAGAAGCTGGCCAGGGCCCTCTCCGACCTCGGATACCTCGTCGGGCTGCACCGCAACTGCTCGGCCGCCCGCATCCTTCAGCTCTTCCAAGAAG AGAGCCAGGCGGAGCACGGAGACTGCTTTGTGAGCATCCTGTCCAGCCACGGGCAGGAGGGATTGGTCTTCGGTAACCAAGGCCGAGCCGTTCACCTGGCCCAGCTGCTTCACACGTTGGACCCGCGAAACTGCTCCGCCCTGGCCGGAAAACCCAAAATCCTCTTCATCCAG GCGTgccggggggaggagaaagacccCGGCGTGTGGGTGGAGGTCGACTCTGCCTCCCAGGACGGAGACGgcaccttctccctgctcccggcCCTGCCCGAAAATTCCGCCGTGTCGTTCGCGTGTTGTCCCG GTTACGGGGCCTTCCGGGGGGGCGGCAGCTCCTGGCTGCTGGAGACGCTGCTCCGGCTGCTGCAGGGGGAGGAACGCCACCGGGAGCTGATgcccttcctcaccctcctcaacGGGACGGTGGCGCGGGACTTTGAGGCCGGCGGGGCGTTCTCCGGACAGAAGGCCATGCCGTGCTTTGTCTCCACCctgctccaagaggtcttccctttcTCCGGCCCTCTCcggcctgacccctga